One Amblyomma americanum isolate KBUSLIRL-KWMA chromosome 8, ASM5285725v1, whole genome shotgun sequence DNA window includes the following coding sequences:
- the LOC144101646 gene encoding uncharacterized protein LOC144101646, which yields MAAASQCRRHPVRSLGTSLRACVALLLVFASASLGAEAVTPQDLLSDRIAAGLNDTTCRDRCDASGQQPSMCACRTRQECLQRGDCCADRFLEPVRRPRLACVPAGFRHDLLAVALCPEWWTPADEKDETKLRCEAEKRINLTLTFLDDLPVLSRRSGVLYRNAYCASCNGDTRDLRNWQLNLMNCTPEKAFKALEERTATDVRYSYSLRAVTFRWGGGTGRARCYITIEELLEKDFAQKLNVTSCTPKRVVMTCPEEYADATVRTKCHSYTSMVEDKHQLLVYRNLHCAFCNGRNPESLRCDQEAQLGPPLRAGPPGAVSYAVVMDFSNWHASALSVEAPDNNCGREEIYEPFAKRCVPIGCPTDVCVRHDDCQWTRLGLNQVVVRDGATILPSSGSEELKPDRWHRDGPDAVMACMSTSPAALRPVGFEEVLSTALLLISVVCLVFHVMAYALLPKLRTGPSRLVLCLALSVLVAQGSFVAGGLFLSPGTAVCSVCAVVSHAAHLAAFFWMHVMAMDVQRTFRKGVSGSSRAGSAFAAYSAYAWFAPALLIAASSTLQYVMPDSPWSPSYGWPYCWINRPLSLIAFFGAPVLLLLLSNIVLFLLTARSIHQTTQQTKVARRSVPNGGNSEQSRLTLYVKLAVVFGLTWVFGFAAALSGVRGLWYPFIVLCSLQGAFIFFAFTFKRSVFRMVRDRLCGTRADRRQRPRSTSTTLTTALHSTLSASSTTLASVATGRVMPAHTASPKGVQKPLLRRT from the exons ATGGCGGCCGCCAGTCAGTGCCGCCGCCATCCAGTTCGGTCGCTCGGGACCTCCCTCCGCGCCTGCGTTGCGCTGCTGCTAGTCTTCGCCTCTGCGTCCCTCGGCGCTGAGGCGGTAACTCCTCAGGATCTCCTCTCCGACCGGATCGCCGCGGGGCTGAACGACACAACTTGCAGAGACCGCTGCGACGCGAGTGGGCAGCAGCCCAGCATGTGCGCGTGCCGGACGCGGCAGGAGTGCTTGCAGAGGGGCGACTGTTGCGCGGACAGATTCCTGGAACCAGTGCGTAGACCGCGGCTCGCCTGCGTTCCGGCTGGATTCAGGCACGACTTGCTGGCGGTGGCGCTGTGCCCGGAATGGTGGACCCCCGCCGACGAGAAAGACGAAACCAAGCTCCGGTGCGAGGCCGAGAAACGGATAAACTTGACGCTCACCTTCCTGGACGACTTGCCCGTACTAAGTAGGCGTTCCGGGGTGCTCTACCGGAACGCCTACTGCGCGTCCTGCAACGGCGACACGAGGGACCTGCGCAACTGGCAGCTGAATCTGATGAACTGCACTCCAGAAAAAGCCTTTAAG GCACTGGAAGAAAGAACGGCCACAGACGTGCGCTATTCTTACAGCCTACGAGCAGTGACGTTCCGCTGGGGCGGCGGTACAGGCAGGGCCCGGTGCTACATCACAATCGAGGAGCTCCTTGAGAAAGACTTCGCACAAAAACTCAATGTCACGTCTTGCACACCCAAGCGCGTTGTAATGACGTGCCCAGAAGAATACGCTGACGCAACGGTTCGAACCAAGTGCCATAGCTACACGAGCATGGTAGAAGACAAACATCAGCTCCTAGTCTACAGAAACCTGCACTGCGCATTCTGCAACGGTCGAAACCCGGAAAGCCTTCGCTGCGATCAGGAAGCGCAGCTCGGCCCGCCGCTCCGAGCCGGTCCGCCTGGGGCCGTGTCTTACGCGGTCGTCATGGACTTCAGCAACTGGCACGCGTCAGCCCTCTCAGTCGAAGCTCCCGATAACAACTGCGGTCGCGAAGAGATCTACGAGCCCTTCGCTAAACGGTGCGTGCCGATCGGTTGCCCGACCGACGTCTGCGTGCGACACGATGACTGCCAGTGGACTCGGCTCGGGCTCAACCAGGTCGTCGTGCGAGACGGCGCGACCATTCTTCCATCGTCCGGCTCTGAAGAACTGAAACCAGACCGCTGGCACCGAGACGGACCCGATGCAGTGATGGCGTGCATGTCAACGTCACCGGCAGCTCTGAGGCCAGTAGGCTTCGAAGAAGTTTTGTCCACTGCCCTGCTACTAATTTCCGTGGTGTGTCTAGTGTTCCACGTGATGGCGTACGCCCTGCTACCGAAACTGCGAACTGGGCCGTCCAGACTGGTCCTTTGCCTCGCGCTTTCGGTGCTCGTGGCCCAAGGTAGCTTCGTGGCCGGCGGACTCTTCTTGTCACCCGGCACGGCAGTTTGCAGCGTGTGTGCTGTCGTATCTCACGCCGCCCACCTAGCAGCGTTCTTCTGGATGCACGTGATGGCTATGGACGTCCAGCGTACTTTCCGCAAGGGTGTCAGTGGAAGCTCGCGAGCCGGGAGCGCGTTTGCCGCGTACTCAGCGTACGCCTGGTTCGCCCCGGCGCTACTCATAGCGGCGTCATCGACCCTACAGTACGTTATGCCGGACTCACCCTGGAGTCCGTCGTATGGCTGGCCGTACTGCTGGATCAATCGGCCACTAAGCCTCATTGCTTTCTTCGGGGCGCCCGTACTTCTCTTGCTGCTCTCCAACATCGTTCTGTTCCTACTGACAGCACGCAGCATTCATCAAACCACTCAACAG ACCAAGGTGGCCCGGCGGTCGGTGCCAAACGGCGGCAACAGTGAGCAGAGCCGGTTGACGCTCTACGTCAAGCTTGCCGTGGTGTTCGGGCTGACGTGGGTGTTTGGCTTCGCGGCTGCCCTAAGCGGTGTGCGCGGCCTCTGGTACCCGTTCATCGTGCTCTGCAGCCTGCAGGGCGCATTCATATTCTTCGCATTCACATTCAAGAGGAGTGTGTTTCGCATG GTTCGGGACAGGCTGTGCGGGACGCGCGCAGACCGGCGCCAACGTCCAAGGAGCACGTCAACCACCCTCACCACAGCGCTGCACTCAACGCTGTCCGCTTCGTCAACAACACTGGCTTCGGTGGCCACCGGTCGGGTCATGCCTGCGCACACCGCCAGTCCGAAGGGGGTCCAGAAGCCACTACTGCGACGGACCTAG